The following are from one region of the Cystobacter ferrugineus genome:
- a CDS encoding class I SAM-dependent methyltransferase encodes MADSVLDFYEQLAGDYHLIFADWRRSISRQGEVLDRLLRAELGSGPHALLDASCGIGTQALGLASRGHRVHATDLSPASVQRAAHEASSLGVPLTTGVADLRTLDTQVPGTFDAVLSCDNALPHLLTDEDLRAATHAVSAKLRSGGVFLATLRDYDKLLEEKPHATQPQVIDSPEGRRIVFQVWDWAEDGRTYAFSLFLVRQRGGLWETTERRTVYRALRRAELDAALGAAGFTHIRWYPPEDSGFYQPVVTARR; translated from the coding sequence ATGGCCGATTCCGTTCTCGACTTCTACGAGCAGCTCGCCGGTGACTATCACCTCATCTTCGCCGACTGGCGGCGCTCGATCTCCCGACAGGGGGAAGTGCTGGATCGGCTGCTCCGCGCGGAACTCGGCTCTGGCCCCCACGCGTTGCTGGATGCCTCGTGTGGCATTGGCACACAAGCACTCGGGCTCGCCTCGCGCGGCCACCGCGTCCACGCCACGGACCTCAGCCCCGCCTCGGTGCAACGCGCCGCGCATGAGGCCTCCTCGCTCGGCGTGCCGCTCACCACGGGGGTCGCGGACCTGCGCACCCTCGACACGCAGGTGCCCGGGACGTTCGATGCGGTGCTCTCCTGCGACAACGCGCTTCCCCACCTGCTCACCGACGAGGACCTGCGCGCCGCCACGCACGCGGTCTCGGCGAAGCTGCGGTCCGGGGGGGTGTTCCTCGCCACCCTGCGGGACTACGACAAGCTCCTGGAGGAGAAGCCCCACGCCACCCAGCCCCAGGTCATCGACTCGCCCGAGGGCCGGCGCATCGTCTTCCAGGTGTGGGACTGGGCCGAGGATGGCCGCACCTATGCGTTCTCGCTCTTCCTCGTGCGCCAGCGCGGCGGGCTCTGGGAGACGACCGAGCGGCGGACGGTGTACCGCGCGCTCCGCCGCGCCGAGCTGGATGCGGCGCTCGGCGCGGCGGGCTTCACGCACATCCGTTGGTACCCACCCGAGGATTCGGGTTTCTATCAGCCCGTCGTGACCGCGCGCCGCTGA